From the Lepus europaeus isolate LE1 chromosome 14, mLepTim1.pri, whole genome shotgun sequence genome, the window aaaagtataaaagcaAACTGAACTTGATAAGAAAGCAATTAATTTTTTCGGAATGGTGCACAGGGCAAAGTTAAGACTAAATCCGTTCACACTTGGACATTTGCCAGTTTGGGAACATAACTCAGCTTTCTCCCacaaaggaactaaaaataatttctgaatacCAAGGTTTGCATGATTAAGCATTTTATTAACTCCTGGACCTAGAAGGAAAGTGGTCATTCTACAAGACAAATGATCATCAAGCGAGATGTTTAAGTACCTAACAGCAGTCTGTGGGGTGcttcatttttgaaatgttatTAAGCAAACTTTTCTGTATCGCAGCTGTCGCGCCTGGTACCAGCGTCAAGATGTCCCGAGCACAAAGCTTTGAAATGATCGCACCAGTAGACGGCACATTCTCAGCTACGGAAAACACCTGTTGCTTCTATTAATAGTCAGCTCTGTCGGGATGGATTTGCCTTCGCAGTTTCCAGAGGAAACGCACGGCCAAGAGGGTGAGCTGACAAGGCTGGGTGGAAACGAACATGGCTGCAGTGGGCTCCAGCGGCTGGGACCCTGCCTCCCCCGCCGCAGTGGGCTCCATGGCTGGGACCCCGCCTCCCCCGCCGCGGTGGGCCCCAGCCCAGCGGCTGggatgcatttgaggagtgaaccagtgtaagggagcgctctctctctctctctctctctctcatataaaaaagaggggctggtgttgtgttgtggcatagcaggttaagctgccacccacaatgccagcatcccatatgggcaccagtccaagtcccggctgccccacttccgatccagctccctgctaacgcacctgggaaagcagcagaagatgcccaagtacctgagcccctgccactcatgcaggaggccgggatgaagctcctggcttccccttggcccagccacagccattgcagccactggggagtgaaccagcagatggaagctctctggctctgtctctctctctttctctctctgtacctctgcctttcaaataaataaataatttgctttaaaaagaaaagttgctGCTATACTGGTAGAAATAGAATCCAAAGTCTGTTGTAGATGTTGACGAATAAAAGGAGGAAGGCCTAAGAGATCGCACACGTGCACGGCACGGGACGGATTTAAGCCCACACACATCCCGTGAAGGTGCGCTTCCAGGCCACCCGGACGTCTTCTCAAGGTGACCTGGGGTTGGCGCAGTGCACAGGCTTGGCAGCGCACGCTGCTTGGCTGCAGATACTGGTTCCCTGCAATCGTGAGCCACTTCCTGCTCACCTTCTGTGAGCCCCAGGTGCTCCGCGGTAGAGGGGGTGACAGCCAGCCTTCTGCTCACGGAAGCAGTGCCGGTTACAGCAGCCTGGCATGCAGGCGCTGACACACCGATTTCCGGGTAGCCGCTGAGCCTCCAGGGCACGGAGCTCCATGTGCGTTGTGGTACAGGAGCCCGTGTGCGGATTCCTAAAGCGGCTCACCCTGTGCCACTGAGGAGACTGCTCATTACCCGACTGTGGCCGCTCCTGGTCCACGCTCAGAGGGACAAAGGGCAGAGCTGACCTCAGCCCTGGATTTGAGGGGTGCAGGGGCAAGAATTTGTGCAGGAAGTAGGTGGTGGTCCTGACCCCGGCAAGCGCAGGACCCCGGGACGCCTCTTTCCTTAGGATGCCGGCGTCCGGGACCCTTCACAGTGAGGTGACAGGTGACGGGCAGCCCACTTCCGCACGTTCTCCAGGTCAGGTTCACGTGCACCGCTCTCTGCACCAACAAACTCACACGCGAGGTAAAGGAAACTCTGCTCAAGGTTGCATGTTTAAAAAAGCTTCTTGGAAAATGGCATTTTGTGATACActgtcactttaaaaataaagtttcagcGATATGGCGCCAGAAcatgagagagaaagtgagagcgaGCATAGGAGAAGGCCACCTAGCAGGAGTTAGACGGGATTCCTAAGAGTCCATCTTGTTAGGGTACACTGTGACTAGGGTGTAGCAGAGTACTACGCTGGGGAAAAAACCAAGCTGCATTACAGATAAACGCAAACCTGTAGAAAGCTTACAAAATGCTTAACTCACATCTGTGTTGCCGATGACTGACTTTACCAAGTTCCAAAGGCAAAGTGAGTATCTCTCATAGACCCCTCCCATCGTTATTTCCCAACATAAATTGATTACCCTTTGCGCACGGCCCTTACAAAGCACAGGGCTCGGCTGGAATGAGCTCAGAGCAGGACACTGACCAGAAGGCAATGCAGCCATCACATGGCGATCAGCAGCCCACAACAGTGAGGTTGGAAGAAACAGCTTCGGGGAACATAGTTTGTTTACGGGTCTCACAACCGCACCTTATGTGGCCTGCAGTGGGTGCTCAGTGGGGTGTGAGGGCCCCGTGTGGGTGCTGAGTGGGGTGCGAGGGCCCCGTGTGGGTGCTCAGTGGGGTGTGAGGGCCCCGTGTGGGTGCTGAGTGGGGTGCGAGGGCCCCGTGTGGGTGCTCAGTGGGGTGCGAGGGCCCCGCCGTGGGTGCTGAGTGGGGTGCGAGGGCCCCGCAGTGGGTGCTCAGTGGGGTGCGAGGGCCCCACAGTGGGTGCTGAGTGGGGTGCGAGGGCCCCACGTGGGTGCTGAGTGGGGTGCGAGGGCCCTGCAGTGGGTGCTCAGTGGGGTGCGAGAGCCCTGCGTGGGTGCTGAGTGGGGTGAGAGGGCCCCGCGGTGGGTGCTCAGTGGGGTGAGAGGGCCCCGCGGTGGGTGCTGAGTGGGGTGCGAGGGCCCCGCGTGGGTGCTGAGTGGGGTGCGAGGGCCCCGCGTGGGTGCTGAGTGGGGTGCGAGGGCCCCGCAGTGGGTGCTGAGTGGGGTGCGAGGGCCCCGCGTGGGTGCTGAGTGGGGTGCGAGGGCCCCGCGTGGGTGCTGAGTGGGGTGCGAGGGCCCCGCAGTGGGTGCTCAGTGGGGTGCGAGGGCCCGGCGTGGGTGCTGAGTGGGGTGAGAGGGCCCCGCGGTGGGTGCTCAGTGGGGTGAGAGGGCCCCGCGGTGGGTGCTGAGTGGGGTGCGAGGGCCCCGCGGTGGGTGCTGAGTGGGGTGCGAGGGCCCTGCGTGGGTGCTGAGTGGGGTGCGAGGGCCCCGCAGTGGGTGCTGAGTGGGGTGCGAGGGCCCCGCAGTGGGTGCTGAGTGGGGTGCGAGTGCCCCGCGTGGGTGCTGAGTGGGGTGCGAGGGCCCCGCGTGGGTGCTGAGTGGGGTGCGAGGGCCCTGCGTGGGTGCTCAGTGGGGTGCGAGGGCCCCGCGTGGGTGCTGAGTGGGGTGCGAGGGCCCTGCAGTGGGTGCTCAGTGGGGTGCGAGGGCCCCGCGTGGGTGCTGAGTGGGGTGCGAGTGCCCCGCGTGGGTGCTGAGTGGGGTGCGAGGGCCCCGCGTGGGTGCTGAGTGGGGTGCGAGGGCCCCGCGTGGGTGCTGAGTGGGGTGCGAGGGCCCCGCGTGGGTGCTGAGTGGGGTGCGAGGGCCCCGCGTGGGTGCTGAGTGGGGTGCGAGGGCCCCGCGTGGGTGCTGAGTGGGGTGCGAGGGCCCCGCAGTGGGTGCTGAGTGGGGTGCGAGGGCCCTGCGTGGGTGCTCAGTGGGGTGCGAGGGCCCCGCGTGGGTGCTGAGTGGGGTGCGAGGGCCCCGCAGTGGGTGCTCAGTGGGGTGAGAGGGCCCCGCAGTGGGTGctcagtggggtgggagggccctGCATGGGTGCTCAGTGGGGTGCAAGGGCCCCGCAGTGGGTGCTGAGTGGGGTGCGAGGGCCCCGCAGTGGGTGCTCAGTGGGGTGAGAGGGCCCCGCAGTGGGTGCTCAGTGGGGTGCGAGGGCCCCGCCGTGGGTGCTCAGTGGGGTGCGAGGGCCCCGCCGTGGGTGTCAGTGGGGTGCGAGGGCCCCGCGTGGGTGCTCTGTGGGGTGCGAGGGCCCTGCGTGGGTGCTCAGTGGGGTGCGAGGGCTCACCTGTTCTTCATTAGCCTGAGCTCCCGTTTCCGTGTCGCCTCCTCCGCCAGTTGCTGGGGACTGTGCAGACTTCCTGGGGAGGCGGCCATCACCACTCCCTGGGGCAGAGCGGTCGTGGGGGCTCGGATCTGGTACGTCGGCATGTCACCCGTGGCGGCTGCAACGGAACAGAGTATTACGAGCTTCTGTAAACAGTCCGCACGGCGGTATTCCTATAAAACACACTTCGTACATGCCTAGGAGGTGACATTTAAGAGGATGGATCTGAGGATCATAGGAGTCTTGGGCATCAGAGCTCTCCTGCAGCACGGTGATAGGAGTGTTCAGCACACTCTACCCATGCGAGACAGGAAAGTGAACTGATGCCCTCTAGACAGGCGTGGTTGTTTCTGGGTTTTGTGTTCTTTTACTCAAAGGTTAAAGTAGAGGGGCTTTTCGACTGCTAGTTCAGTGGTGTGCTGAAGTGTACTTGGGGGTCAGCTCTGGGGGCAGAAGGAGCCACGCTCCGTGCTATTTGGTGACTCCCAGGActctccctccccagagggcctcacggagggcagggctgggaggggactCGCACAGGGCAGCACAAGCAGATGTCCTCAGGCCCAGGGCAGACACAGCAGCTGGAAATGTCTTAGCGCCAGCGCTGTTTTGTTACAATGCATTTTAGGTGTGTGCGTGCGCTGTATAGACGCTGTGTGTGTGGCATATGTAACGTTTTAATAGCGGCTGTATTAACAGCCGGATAAACATAGATGGATGCTATAAACTCTAGCCCAGCAGTGGGAGCTGGCGCGAGCCTCCCCCACAAGAAAATGTTCACTGGGAGGGCAGGCGCATCCTCCCAGGCCCTCTACTGCGCGCCGAGCCTCGTCAGGTGCCAGTCCTGTGACCAGAGTGACTGAGGCAAAGGCAGGGCCCAGCTGCCTGTGTGCGGTCACAACAGGAGCAGCACAGCGCCTCCACATGGTGGCTCTGGGGAGCCGGGCTTCTCGGGATAATCAGACATTTCTAAGTATTCGTTTTTAAAGGGCATTTTCTAGCAACATAATCATACAGTTAAAAGACAGATGTCAGATGTGCTTAGTATTCAGAATGAATCCTGAGGGTTCTCAAAGGCTCCTAATTCATGTCAGTACTTCGTCTCCCTCCGGCCATGGCCACTGCTTCCTGGAAAAGCCCCAGTGACGCCacgtgtctctgccacccacgctTTAAGAACGTTTGGCCCAGAGTTACTTTGGTACTCCACAGAGACATGACGAAGTGCATGGTCTCGCATAGCAAAATGCAAAAAAAGGGTctccagggaaaaaaaaaaggtactaaaTTCTGTAAAAAGCAGTCTGAACCAATGCCAGTCCGGAGAGGAACTGCAGTGCCTGCGTGATTGTTAAATGCATTATCAAACCTGGAGAAATGTCGCCCTTTCACCTAGGAGAGGACCTCACTGAGAACAGCCGAGCAGTTTCAGAAAGTGAAATGCAAGGTAACTGACTTGGGGGCTTCTCTCCTGGGCTTCAGAACTAAGAAGTTAGAATGGGATAAATCTGGCTGGGAGGACCGATCGCTTAAAGGCCTTTgcagaatgaattaaaaaatgacTATTTATAAGGCTGCCTGCCTCTTCCTTCTATGTGTCGTTTTTAAAACAATGCTGATGCAGAGTGATTAAGGGTCCCCAGTAAAACACAGGGAAAGAGcacatttgtttttgtagcttttcAAAGTACGGTCTGCACGCATGTCTCACTGTGTGCTGTAGCGTGGCAGCATCGAAGAGGAAAGCCAGCTGTGAGGGGACTGAGACTATATTTAGAGTCTCGAGCACAGCGTCAGAGGAAACCAGGCCGAGGGCCCGCCTCCCCTGCTCTCCTCACCCACATCCAGGGGGCCGTGGGATCGGGGCTGGAACAATGGCGGCAGCCGGGGGCTGCTGGCGTTCTAAAACAGGAACAATGGCCAGTGACGCCTGAGAAGTGGGCGCGCCACTGTGCTGACATCTGCGGGCAGTGCAGGGACACGGACAGAGAGGTGCAGAGGCGCTGCACCGCCTACGAGacaggccaaggccaggctgaGGGCACCCATTGTTGGAAAGGGGAAAAAGGGGGCGCTGGGAACTTCACAAACGAAAAGTGACGTTCACCCACTGGTTTTGTCTTTACCAGAAACGGCTCAACAGAACACTCTGCCTGGTTCCAAAAACCCAGGTGCCGGGACAGGAGCCACCTGGCCGAGAGGCCGATTGATGGCCACGCGAGAGCAGTGGCTCAGGAAGTCATCGCTCTACAGGGACTTGCAGGGGGTGGTGGTTTGGGCTGTATTAGTTAGGAGACGTTAGGTGACAAACTGGGTTTTGTTACAATTTTTCAGATATATATTCACTTGATTCCCTTCTATAAAAATCAAAGATTATAGCTCATGATTTCAAGCCAGAAGTAAGAATTAGTGTAAGTGAGTAGGAAGTAGTAGGAGTTTCCGTCCCAAGGAATCTCTATACTTCTCATGGCCACTGGATGAGTTCCAAATACTCAAATACAATCTTGGGAGTAAGTACACTAAAAAGATATGGGCAGTGAGAATCTCTTGTTTGGAGgaactctacatgtcaaaaagttttatttttaaaacgagTTATTTTAAAAAGCGCTTATCTTAGGTTCCGTTTCCAAGATGATGAACCCGGGACCAGAGAGCCACGCTTCTCCCTGTCTTATAACAGCGAACCCCTGTGCCATCCGACTGCTCAGGGTGtcgagttttgttttttaattctaaagtttcatttttgttttcgtCAATGGGGGCTTAAAAGTCCCCGACTGAAGGGAGACGTGAGAAGAAGCTGTTTGTACACCAGTTTTATTCTCGGGCCAGCCAGGGATGCGCCCTCTGTCCCCTAGATCCCCCCCAGGGTCTGGCACAGTGCTGGGTGTGTAGCAGGCGCTGCATGAGGTGATGGGTACGCCACGAGGCAGAACCTGAACTCCCCAGGGTCTCGCCCCAGCTCAGTCATCTGGGACGCTTGGATGAAGCAGGCGTGCTTCCAGACACGTGTGTTTCTGCGGGGTCCCTCCCTAACAGAAGGCTCTGCTGTGTCCACCCGCCCCTGGTACACTGCGCGTGCGTCCTCCGTGGCAAGTTCTAATTAGAATGCGAAAAAGTTACTTAGGTTTAGTATGGACCACGTTGTGGAAGAAGATTCCTAGAACCCTCCATTCTGGTTATGAACGTCATACCTCTCTTGGCAAGCTTTAAACACGGCACAGCAGAGAAAGCATGGGATTTggagcctgggttctagtccagctccgcCACTTACCAGCCATGTGACTTGGGGCaagttcagtttcctcatctgaaaaatggggatacattatctcatttggtACTCACAACAAACCCTGCGCTGTGTGTCAGAGTGTCTAGACACTGCCcgtcttcttccctccctcaagTTCTGAAAGACAGCGTCCCAAACCAAGCTTACATCGGGTGTCGTTAGCAGGCACAGAACACCCACAAACACTTCGTCCCCGGGGCCTCCCTTCCCACACACCGCCTACTCCTTATTGTACAAAAATCAGCCTATTAAAGACCCCTAAACTCTACAGTACAGTTTATCCCTGGAGAGAATAAGTTACCAAATGATAACGTAAAGTGTCCCTTTTCAAAACGTACCGTCCCTTAAAATAAAACCTTGAAGGAGGAGGATCACAGATGATCACAAAATACACGCTTGTCAGACTGGCCCTAAGAAAACCCCATGCGCCAGACTAGGAAGCCAAGAGGCACCAGCTCCGGCTGAAGGCCCATCCCCCGTGCTTCCAAAGCAGAGCCACCCTCAGCACCCCACAGGGCTTATGGAGATACCCTGAGCGCGTTGATTGAATAAAAGTATTCTCGCGTGGTCTTCCTGACTTCCTGTGCCACTACGGCGGGAGCTCAGAAACcacacgtgggggcaggggcttctcccccccccccgaggcTCTGGGCAGGTGTGGCCTGGCTGTGTCCCCACTGGCGGCCAACCGCCCCCCTCCACTGCTCACTTTCCGCAGGATGTCTAAGCACTCAGCACTGCACGCTTGTGACTGTCAGAAACCACGCAGAATGATCGCTAAGTGCTGCCGTCAGCTCGACTGAGGTACAGTCGACAGAACCGGTGTGTTCTCGGGGTGTACATGTGCTGCTTCATACACGCCTACACTGGGAAATGACTGCCACAGTCAGGCTGTCAGTCACACGTAAGGGGCCTTCGCAGGTGTTTGTTAACGGAACATCCTGTGTTAAAGATAAGAAATGATGAATACTGGAATTAAATGTCCTGGATCGTGGCAaacagatgctctgcttcctacaAGAATAACAACAAATATTCTAGGAAAAAGCCCTCCATTTTGAGTTTTACAATGACGCTCAACCATTGCATGCATCTTGGAAGCAGCATGTAGCCTTCTGTTGCGGCTCCTGTCACAGTCACACTAAGGACACGGGGTCAAGTGGAGCAGCGAGGTGGTGTGGCATGAACAGAACCACAGGCGGGGGCTGACGACCCTGGTTCAGCACTGGTGGGCCCTGTCAGCTCGGCAGAGTCGCCTCACCCCGGGATCGGTGTTGTCACACAGAAGGCGGTGTGACTCTATCAGCCCTACGCCACGGATCGCCACTGGCAGCAAAACAGAAACTGGAGGCCACTCCGTTAAGTGGAACAAGCTAGACACAGAGAGTCCACACCCTCTCTCGAATGCGCAAGTTTAAGAAAGGCATCTGAACCTGGGCCAGTGGTCACCAGAGGCTGAGCAGGGTGGGGAGACAGGGGACAGGAGGTTCAGTGACCCGCAGCAGACACAGGTGGGGTGACAGGGCCGACGGAGAAACAAAGGAGAGGCGAACGGCTGGAGACGCTGCCACCGTGTACACGTGGTGACGTGGT encodes:
- the CREM gene encoding cAMP-responsive element modulator isoform X1 codes for the protein MQKPVMAVTGEETDEETELAPSHMAAATGDMPTYQIRAPTTALPQGVVMAASPGSLHSPQQLAEEATRKRELRLMKNREAARECRRKKKEYVKCLENRVAVLENQNKTLIEELKALKDLYCHKAE
- the CREM gene encoding cAMP-responsive element modulator isoform X2, producing MQKPVMAVTGEETDEETELAPSHMAAATGDMPTYQIRAPTTALPQGVVMAASPGSLHSPQQLAEEATRKRELRLMKNREAAKECRRRKKEYVKCLESRVAMLEVQNKKLIEELETLKDFCSPKTD
- the CREM gene encoding cAMP-responsive element modulator isoform X6, producing the protein MPTYQIRAPTTALPQGVVMAASPGSLHSPQQLAEEATRKRELRLMKNREAARECRRKKKEYVKCLENRVAVLENQNKTLIEELKALKDLYCHKAE
- the CREM gene encoding cAMP-responsive element modulator isoform X5, which translates into the protein MAAATGDMPTYQIRAPTTALPQGVVMAASPGSLHSPQQLAEEATRKRELRLMKNREAARECRRKKKEYVKCLENRVAVLENQNKTLIEELKALKDLYCHKAE